In Syntrophomonas wolfei subsp. wolfei str. Goettingen G311, a single window of DNA contains:
- a CDS encoding sigma-70 family RNA polymerase sigma factor: MSIKELVEKAGRGDLRAFEDLLVHYQDRVFSHCLRLTANSDDAQDLAQEVFIQAFRAIKTFRHEADFGTWLHRITVNSWLNWQRRNKKLLIFSLDNPVNTSNGEVIRELAAGEDSPLEAVERQELSAAVRTALDRLAPEYRTVLILREMEGYSYEEIARMLDCSLGTVKSRISRGRRDIKKEIIKLRCEWDEM; encoded by the coding sequence ATGTCAATTAAAGAGCTGGTGGAAAAGGCTGGCCGGGGAGATTTGAGAGCCTTTGAAGACTTGCTGGTTCATTACCAGGATCGGGTTTTCTCCCATTGCTTACGCCTTACCGCTAATAGCGATGATGCTCAGGATTTGGCCCAGGAAGTGTTTATTCAGGCTTTTCGAGCCATCAAGACCTTTCGTCACGAAGCCGACTTTGGCACTTGGCTGCACCGGATTACGGTAAATAGCTGGCTAAATTGGCAGCGAAGAAACAAAAAATTGCTTATTTTTTCGCTGGATAATCCGGTGAATACTTCTAACGGGGAAGTAATCCGGGAACTGGCGGCCGGCGAGGACAGTCCGTTGGAAGCCGTGGAGCGACAGGAGTTAAGTGCAGCGGTTAGAACCGCTCTCGATCGGCTGGCTCCCGAGTACCGGACAGTGCTGATACTGCGAGAGATGGAGGGCTACAGCTACGAAGAGATTGCCCGGATGTTGGACTGTTCCCTGGGTACGGTAAAATCCCGTATTAGCCGGGGGCGGCGGGATATAAAGAAGGAAATTATAAAATTAAGGTGTGAGTGGGATGAAATGTAA
- a CDS encoding copper amine oxidase N-terminal domain-containing protein has product MLKRRSKHFALLLVLTMLATMFVGVGTASAGASYSVGSVVKVNAGAAQDLGKIIVNVTASELNTTSVDFFTLRLPADFDFGLTVGNDYTLTQIANTDTFGVNGAASTLQIRIPTQANAFSASNSFGNAGITVDVIAKNEIKIKVASDGTQNASLANAVVSDEKTGYFYIQMTSVFVDSSSPSTIEATIEGRAGSPFGDAKIAIAQYGTGITNLTIDSVKTITSAATACDIIRLKEDRPGAFRAGDTIEIKLPSGYKWDTLPTITKSDGPSVYTVPTASTADDGRTLVLTSNQTSNVVTYLLLSGQRVKVDDESIAKFGDVEATVGGTASSAPGSFLVVKYGDYSVKAEAFGDPLTVTAGRVEQEIGKFVIEEGIKESLLGGRTINATLVGGAKWGDLSKIRQDTSNSKNWMAPMNASWAAVGNNGDTIKLTLTANTASTDAIKAVFEKAEIIVSPTAEEEIKIVFSGSANVTGEAVVAKVVKPVTVGIEGTPAQFITGKRSLVLPDIVITESKKEAIDAASTTSTNTNGYTKHTVGATDYYFIDLNGNGTYDPATERLVPAKDALTSTTTANNWLFLEFPVGTACTVPTKVEVVEGDLVLDPSSVSRSVTADGRWYVQVKIKSTSSKPSKVKFSGIKLDVDRTVPEGDVKVYVKGGAVLQTTAAFPGATSIANAVVAQIITPADTVTTSEAKFVIGDSKYTLNGIEKTMDVAPYIKDSRTYMPLRFVAEAMGVTESNIIWDAVGQTVTLMKGDKVVQVKIGSNVLLINGAAVNMDVAPEISNSRTMLPIRFVANAFGADAAWDEATQTVTIK; this is encoded by the coding sequence ATGCTTAAAAGAAGAAGCAAACATTTTGCACTTCTGCTGGTTCTGACCATGCTGGCAACCATGTTTGTCGGAGTGGGGACAGCGAGTGCAGGGGCCAGCTACAGTGTAGGATCCGTAGTAAAAGTTAATGCGGGCGCTGCACAGGATCTAGGCAAAATTATCGTTAATGTTACTGCATCCGAATTAAATACCACAAGTGTTGATTTCTTTACTTTGCGTTTACCTGCCGATTTTGATTTTGGCTTAACTGTAGGTAATGATTATACACTAACGCAAATAGCCAATACAGATACTTTTGGTGTTAACGGCGCTGCATCCACACTTCAGATTCGCATTCCGACCCAAGCGAACGCATTTTCTGCAAGTAATTCTTTTGGTAATGCAGGTATCACCGTAGACGTTATTGCTAAGAATGAAATCAAGATTAAAGTTGCATCTGATGGAACGCAAAATGCTAGTTTAGCTAACGCAGTAGTTAGCGATGAAAAAACTGGTTATTTCTATATCCAGATGACTAGTGTATTTGTTGATAGCAGTTCACCTTCTACTATTGAAGCAACTATTGAAGGCAGAGCTGGTTCTCCCTTTGGTGATGCTAAAATTGCGATTGCTCAGTATGGAACCGGTATCACCAATCTGACTATTGACAGCGTTAAGACTATTACCAGTGCCGCAACTGCCTGTGACATTATCAGACTTAAAGAAGATCGTCCCGGAGCTTTCCGTGCAGGCGACACCATCGAGATAAAACTGCCGAGCGGTTACAAGTGGGACACTCTTCCTACCATTACCAAGTCAGATGGTCCAAGTGTATATACTGTTCCGACCGCTTCTACAGCAGATGATGGTCGCACTCTGGTATTAACATCGAATCAGACTTCAAATGTTGTAACTTATCTGTTATTAAGCGGTCAGCGTGTTAAGGTTGACGACGAATCCATAGCCAAATTTGGCGATGTGGAAGCAACTGTTGGCGGTACTGCTTCATCTGCTCCCGGCAGTTTTTTAGTAGTAAAATATGGTGACTATTCAGTAAAAGCCGAAGCATTTGGCGATCCTCTCACCGTAACCGCTGGTCGTGTAGAACAGGAAATCGGAAAATTTGTTATTGAAGAAGGTATTAAGGAGAGTTTGTTAGGTGGCCGTACAATTAATGCTACCTTAGTAGGCGGAGCAAAATGGGGTGACCTTAGCAAGATTCGTCAAGATACCAGCAACAGCAAGAACTGGATGGCTCCTATGAATGCATCATGGGCAGCAGTAGGTAATAACGGTGACACCATTAAACTGACGCTTACTGCGAATACAGCTTCTACCGATGCAATTAAAGCAGTTTTTGAAAAAGCCGAAATTATCGTATCACCCACAGCTGAAGAAGAAATCAAAATCGTATTCTCAGGTTCTGCCAATGTAACTGGCGAAGCAGTAGTAGCCAAGGTTGTTAAACCGGTAACAGTGGGTATCGAAGGCACTCCTGCACAGTTCATAACCGGTAAACGGAGTCTGGTACTTCCCGATATCGTTATAACTGAGTCCAAGAAAGAAGCTATAGATGCAGCTTCTACTACTTCCACCAATACTAACGGCTACACAAAACATACTGTAGGCGCAACTGACTATTATTTCATTGATTTAAACGGTAATGGAACGTACGACCCTGCTACTGAGAGACTTGTGCCTGCTAAAGATGCACTGACAAGCACCACAACCGCTAACAACTGGTTATTCCTTGAATTCCCGGTAGGTACCGCTTGCACAGTACCGACCAAGGTTGAAGTCGTCGAAGGCGACCTCGTACTCGATCCTTCCAGCGTATCCCGTTCAGTTACAGCTGATGGACGCTGGTATGTACAGGTTAAGATTAAATCCACCAGTTCCAAACCTTCAAAAGTTAAATTCAGTGGAATCAAGCTTGATGTTGACAGAACAGTACCTGAAGGCGACGTAAAAGTATATGTCAAAGGCGGAGCTGTACTGCAGACCACCGCTGCATTCCCCGGCGCTACTTCAATAGCTAATGCTGTAGTAGCCCAGATTATAACTCCAGCTGATACCGTAACCACCAGCGAAGCCAAGTTCGTAATCGGCGACAGCAAGTATACCCTGAACGGCATCGAAAAAACCATGGACGTAGCTCCCTACATCAAGGATAGCCGCACTTATATGCCGCTTCGTTTTGTAGCCGAGGCCATGGGTGTAACTGAAAGCAACATTATTTGGGACGCTGTAGGCCAGACTGTAACCCTGATGAAGGGTGATAAAGTAGTTCAGGTTAAGATTGGCAGCAACGTCCTGTTAATTAATGGAGCGGCTGTCAATATGGACGTAGCTCCTGAAATCAGTAACTCCCGCACCATGCTCCCCATAAGGTTCGTAGCTAACGCCTTCGGAGCTGATGCTGCTTGGGATGAAGCTACTCAGACCGTAACCATTAAATAA